One Phenylobacterium hankyongense DNA segment encodes these proteins:
- a CDS encoding ArsR/SmtB family transcription factor, protein MSSRPAEIDRTLAALADPYRRRAVELLSERPRAAGELARALELSPPAMSRHLRTLRESGLVEETHPEFDARVRIYALRREPMTHLLRWLEEAERMWSEQLAAFKRHVEGGPQ, encoded by the coding sequence GTGAGCAGCCGACCGGCCGAAATCGACCGGACCCTGGCGGCGCTGGCCGACCCCTATCGCCGCCGCGCGGTGGAACTGCTGTCGGAGCGGCCGCGGGCGGCGGGCGAGCTGGCGCGGGCGTTGGAGCTTTCGCCGCCGGCAATGAGCCGGCACCTGCGGACCCTGCGCGAGAGCGGCCTGGTGGAGGAAACCCACCCGGAGTTCGACGCGCGCGTGCGGATCTATGCCTTGAGGCGCGAACCCATGACCCATCTGCTGCGATGGCTGGAAGAGGCCGAACGGATGTGGAGCGAACAGCTTGCGGCCTTCAAGCGGCACGTCGAGGGCGGACCGCAGTGA
- a CDS encoding VOC family protein has product MADWRAPLMSAVCYQDPKAALDWLERAFGFEVSMVIEDEKGNLAHSEMRFGNAVVMIGNEWTADHKSPRSIGGKNTQTVHIQIDTDVDAHCEQARAAGAEILMEPATQFYGDRTYRCRDPEGHIWTVAQTVQVVTREEAEQASGLKITGWV; this is encoded by the coding sequence ATGGCTGACTGGCGCGCCCCGCTGATGTCGGCGGTCTGCTACCAGGACCCGAAGGCGGCCCTGGACTGGCTGGAGCGGGCGTTCGGCTTCGAGGTCTCGATGGTGATCGAGGACGAGAAGGGCAATCTGGCCCACTCGGAGATGCGCTTCGGCAACGCCGTGGTGATGATCGGCAACGAGTGGACCGCCGACCACAAGAGCCCCCGCTCGATCGGCGGCAAGAACACCCAGACGGTGCACATCCAGATCGACACCGACGTCGACGCCCATTGCGAGCAGGCGCGGGCGGCCGGGGCGGAAATCCTCATGGAGCCCGCCACCCAGTTCTACGGCGACCGCACCTACCGGTGCCGCGACCCGGAAGGCCACATCTGGACCGTCGCCCAGACCGTCCAGGTGGTCACGCGCGAGGAGGCTGAGCAGGCCAGCGGCCTGAAGATCACAGGCTGGGTGTGA
- a CDS encoding VOC family protein, with protein MTEATTPVFMPSVFYRDPLAALRWLEAAFGFETTTLVTDAEGRLAYSEMSFHGGVISVGKEWDGPPLAPARTRSPASLNGACTQFIRVHLADGLDAHAGRARAAGATIVQEPADQFYGARVYRALDPEGHVWAFNQEVADVPIADQEAATGLTIRSPAKEMSHG; from the coding sequence ATGACCGAGGCGACAACACCGGTCTTCATGCCTAGCGTCTTCTACCGCGACCCGCTGGCGGCGCTGCGTTGGCTCGAGGCGGCGTTCGGCTTCGAGACCACGACCCTGGTGACCGACGCGGAGGGGCGTCTGGCCTATTCCGAGATGAGCTTCCACGGCGGCGTCATCAGCGTCGGGAAGGAATGGGACGGACCCCCGCTCGCCCCGGCGCGCACGCGCAGCCCGGCCTCCCTGAATGGCGCCTGCACCCAGTTCATCCGGGTCCACCTGGCCGACGGGCTGGACGCCCACGCGGGCCGGGCGCGCGCAGCCGGCGCGACGATCGTGCAGGAGCCGGCGGACCAGTTCTACGGCGCACGCGTCTATCGCGCCCTCGACCCGGAGGGACATGTCTGGGCGTTCAACCAGGAGGTCGCCGACGTGCCCATCGCCGACCAGGAGGCCGCCACCGGCCTGACGATCAGAAGCCCTGCGAAGGAGATGTCCCATGGCTGA
- a CDS encoding DUF1801 domain-containing protein, whose product MDAEAQLEGFIAKYSDAVAAQIRAARARMRERLPGATELVYDNYNALAIGYGANDKIGGLVFSIAAYPRWVSLFFARGAALDDPAGRLKGEGSQVRHIVLTDLAVLDEPEVRALMDQALARAQPPIAASGGGAAIIKSVSARQRPRRPA is encoded by the coding sequence ATGGACGCGGAAGCCCAGCTCGAAGGCTTCATCGCCAAATACTCCGACGCCGTCGCGGCGCAGATCCGGGCGGCGCGCGCCCGGATGCGCGAGCGCCTGCCGGGCGCGACGGAGCTCGTCTATGACAACTACAATGCTCTGGCGATCGGCTACGGGGCGAACGACAAGATCGGCGGGCTGGTCTTCTCCATCGCCGCCTACCCACGCTGGGTCAGCCTGTTCTTCGCCCGCGGCGCGGCGCTGGACGACCCCGCCGGCCGGCTGAAGGGGGAGGGCTCCCAGGTCCGCCATATCGTGCTGACCGACCTCGCGGTGCTGGACGAGCCGGAGGTGCGGGCGCTGATGGATCAGGCGCTGGCGAGGGCGCAGCCGCCGATCGCCGCCTCGGGCGGGGGCGCGGCCATCATCAAGTCGGTCTCGGCCCGCCAACGACCGCGGCGGCCGGCTTGA
- a CDS encoding ectonucleotide pyrophosphatase/phosphodiesterase, with amino-acid sequence MNLLPRLLAALGAAFALTACATVSPPPPAPLTILVSIDGFRSDYLDRGVTPTLSGLAAHGARGTMRPSFPSKTFPNHYALVTGLRPDRSGIVDNTIYDPAIPGVKFTMADKATTGDARWWNQATPIWVTAERAGVRSAIMFWPGSDAPIQGVRPSRWLPFNQALPAVARVDQVLAWLDVPPDQRPRFATLYFDEVDTAGHDFGPDSAEVNAAAARTDAAIARLVAGLKARGIVANLVVVADHGMAPTPPDQTIFVDDLVPTDAIRTVTMGAFMSLSAVPGREAQVEAALLKPHPRMQCWRKADIPARFHYGKNPRVPPYFCLPQTGWTITTHRFKPKKPEVGNHGFDPYAPEMAAVFVANGPAFRPGARPPVFDNVDVYPLVARLIGVKPEPSDGRLADLAGVLAR; translated from the coding sequence ATGAACCTCCTCCCGCGCCTCCTGGCCGCCCTCGGCGCGGCCTTCGCCCTCACGGCCTGCGCCACGGTTTCGCCGCCGCCGCCGGCGCCGCTGACGATCCTGGTCTCCATCGACGGGTTCCGGAGCGACTACCTGGACCGCGGGGTGACGCCGACGCTCTCCGGCCTGGCGGCGCACGGGGCGCGCGGGACGATGCGCCCGTCGTTCCCCTCGAAGACCTTCCCCAACCACTACGCCCTGGTCACCGGGCTGCGGCCCGACCGCAGCGGCATCGTCGACAACACCATCTATGACCCGGCCATCCCGGGCGTGAAGTTCACGATGGCCGACAAGGCCACCACCGGCGACGCCCGCTGGTGGAACCAGGCGACGCCGATCTGGGTCACCGCCGAGCGGGCCGGCGTGCGCTCCGCGATCATGTTCTGGCCCGGCTCGGACGCGCCGATCCAGGGGGTGCGGCCGAGCCGCTGGCTGCCGTTCAACCAGGCGCTGCCGGCCGTGGCGCGGGTCGACCAGGTGCTGGCCTGGCTGGACGTGCCGCCCGACCAACGGCCGCGCTTCGCCACCCTCTATTTCGACGAAGTGGACACCGCCGGCCACGACTTCGGCCCGGACTCGGCCGAGGTGAACGCCGCCGCCGCCCGCACCGACGCCGCCATCGCCCGCCTGGTGGCGGGGCTGAAGGCAAGGGGGATCGTCGCCAACCTGGTGGTCGTCGCCGACCACGGGATGGCCCCCACTCCGCCCGACCAGACGATCTTCGTCGACGACCTGGTGCCCACCGACGCCATCCGCACGGTCACCATGGGCGCCTTCATGAGCCTGTCGGCGGTCCCCGGGCGTGAGGCGCAGGTTGAGGCGGCGCTCTTGAAGCCGCATCCGCGCATGCAATGCTGGCGCAAGGCCGACATCCCGGCCCGCTTCCATTACGGCAAGAACCCCCGCGTGCCGCCGTACTTCTGCCTGCCGCAGACCGGCTGGACGATCACCACCCACCGTTTCAAGCCGAAGAAGCCGGAGGTCGGCAACCACGGCTTCGACCCCTACGCGCCGGAGATGGCGGCGGTGTTCGTGGCCAACGGCCCGGCGTTCCGGCCCGGCGCGCGGCCGCCGGTGTTCGACAACGTCGACGTCTATCCGCTGGTGGCGAGGCTGATCGGCGTGAAGCCGGAGCCGAGCGACGGCCGGCTGGCCGACCTGGCCGGCGTCCTCGCCCGCTGA
- the rplQ gene encoding 50S ribosomal protein L17, with product MRHGSAHRKLGRTTAHRTAMFANMAASLIKHEQIVTTLPKAKELRPFVEKLVTLAKRGDLHARRQAISQVRDVEQVGKLFAVLGPRYAERAGGYIRVLKAGFRHGDNAPLAVIELVDRDPAEKGKDSGPVAESFAEA from the coding sequence ATGCGCCACGGTTCAGCGCACCGCAAACTGGGTCGGACGACCGCCCACCGCACCGCCATGTTCGCCAACATGGCGGCGAGCCTGATCAAGCACGAGCAGATCGTGACCACGCTGCCGAAGGCCAAGGAGCTGCGCCCCTTCGTCGAGAAGCTGGTGACGCTCGCCAAGCGCGGCGACCTGCATGCGCGCCGCCAGGCGATCAGCCAGGTGCGTGACGTCGAGCAGGTCGGCAAGCTGTTCGCCGTGCTGGGCCCGCGCTACGCGGAACGCGCCGGCGGCTACATCCGCGTGCTGAAGGCGGGCTTCCGCCACGGCGACAACGCTCCGCTGGCGGTCATCGAGCTGGTCGACCGCGACCCGGCCGAAAAGGGCAAGGACTCCGGTCCGGTGGCGGAAAGCTTCGCCGAAGCCTAA
- a CDS encoding DNA-directed RNA polymerase subunit alpha, protein MIERNWNELIRPEKPLIETGADANRKARLVAEPLERGFGVTLGNSLRRVLLSSLQGAAVTAVQIDGVVHEFSSLEGVREDVVDIVLNIKQLAVRMHAEGPKRMTLRATGPGAVTASQIEAPADIEILNGDHILCTLDEGAQVRMEFTVQTGKGYVPAEMNRPEDAPIGLIAVDALYSPVKRVAYRVEPTRQGQSLDYDKLIMEVETNGAVTPVDAVAYAARILQDQLQIFITVEEPKKKVEGEAKPELPFNPALLKKVDELELSVRSANCLKNDNIVYIGDLIQKTEAEMLRTPNFGRKSLNEIKEVLAGMGLHLGMDVPNWPPENIEELAKKFEDQM, encoded by the coding sequence GTGATCGAAAGAAACTGGAACGAGCTCATCCGTCCCGAGAAGCCGCTGATCGAGACCGGCGCCGACGCGAACCGCAAGGCGCGTCTGGTGGCCGAACCCCTCGAGCGCGGCTTCGGCGTGACGCTGGGCAACAGCCTGCGCCGCGTGCTGCTGTCGTCGCTGCAAGGCGCGGCGGTGACCGCCGTGCAGATCGACGGCGTCGTGCACGAATTCTCCTCGCTCGAAGGCGTGCGTGAAGACGTCGTCGACATCGTCCTGAACATCAAGCAACTGGCCGTGCGCATGCACGCCGAAGGCCCCAAGCGCATGACCCTGCGGGCCACCGGCCCCGGCGCGGTCACCGCCAGCCAGATCGAAGCTCCGGCCGACATCGAGATCCTCAACGGCGACCACATCCTCTGCACCCTCGACGAGGGCGCGCAGGTGCGCATGGAGTTCACCGTCCAGACCGGCAAGGGCTATGTCCCGGCCGAGATGAACCGTCCGGAAGACGCCCCGATCGGCCTGATCGCCGTCGACGCCCTCTATTCCCCGGTCAAGCGCGTCGCCTACCGCGTCGAGCCCACCCGCCAGGGCCAGAGCCTCGACTACGACAAGCTGATCATGGAAGTGGAGACCAACGGCGCGGTGACGCCCGTCGACGCGGTGGCCTACGCCGCCCGCATCCTCCAGGACCAGCTGCAGATCTTCATCACCGTCGAAGAGCCGAAGAAGAAGGTCGAAGGCGAGGCCAAGCCGGAACTGCCGTTCAACCCGGCGCTGCTGAAGAAGGTCGACGAGCTCGAGCTCTCGGTCCGTTCGGCCAACTGCCTGAAGAACGACAACATCGTCTACATCGGCGACCTGATCCAGAAGACCGAAGCCGAGATGCTGCGCACCCCGAACTTCGGGCGCAAGTCGCTCAACGAGATCAAGGAAGTGCTCGCCGGCATGGGTCTGCACCTCGGCATGGACGTGCCGAACTGGCCGCCGGAGAACATCGAAGAGCTGGCCAAGAAGTTCGAAGACCAGATGTAA
- the rpsK gene encoding 30S ribosomal protein S11 — MAKEPARVKRRERKNITSGVAHVNASFNNTMITITDAQGNTISWSSAGMMGFKGSRKSTPYAAQMAAEDAGRKAAEHGVRTLEVNVSGPGSGRESALRALQSVGMTITTIRDVTPIPHNGCRPPKRRRV, encoded by the coding sequence ATGGCCAAGGAACCGGCGCGCGTCAAACGTCGCGAGCGTAAGAACATCACCTCGGGCGTGGCGCACGTGAACGCCTCGTTCAACAACACCATGATCACCATCACCGACGCGCAGGGGAACACCATCTCCTGGTCCTCCGCCGGCATGATGGGCTTCAAGGGATCCCGCAAGTCGACGCCGTACGCCGCCCAGATGGCGGCCGAGGACGCCGGCCGGAAGGCCGCCGAGCACGGCGTCAGGACGCTGGAAGTGAACGTCTCCGGCCCCGGTTCGGGTCGTGAGTCCGCGCTTCGCGCCCTGCAGTCGGTCGGCATGACGATCACCACCATTCGCGACGTGACCCCCATTCCGCACAATGGCTGCCGGCCGCCTAAGCGCCGGCGCGTCTAG
- the rpsM gene encoding 30S ribosomal protein S13 — MARIAGVNIPTNKRVVIALQYIHGIGPAKAREIVGKVGIEDARRVNQLTDQEVLQIREAIDRDYTVEGDLRRETAVNIKRLMDLACYRGLRHRKGLPVRGQRTHTNARTRKGPAKPIAGKKK; from the coding sequence GTGGCCCGTATCGCTGGCGTCAATATCCCTACGAACAAGCGCGTTGTGATCGCGCTGCAGTACATCCATGGCATCGGCCCGGCGAAAGCTCGGGAGATCGTCGGCAAGGTTGGCATCGAGGACGCTCGTCGCGTCAATCAGCTGACCGACCAGGAAGTCCTGCAGATCCGCGAAGCGATCGACCGCGACTACACCGTCGAAGGCGACCTGCGTCGCGAGACGGCGGTCAACATCAAGCGTCTGATGGACCTGGCCTGCTATCGCGGCCTGCGTCACCGCAAGGGCCTGCCGGTCCGCGGTCAGCGCACCCACACCAACGCCCGGACCCGGAAGGGTCCCGCCAAGCCGATCGCCGGCAAGAAGAAGTAA
- a CDS encoding adenosine deaminase, with amino-acid sequence MDTVSDFIRGLPKAELHLHIEGSLEPEQMFEFARRNRIALPFPSVEAVRAAYAFSNLQDFLDIYYQGADVLRTEADFHDLAMAYFRRVAADGARHVELFFDPQTHTARGIPFAVAADGLLSGMAEAERSLGVSSRLILCFLRHLSEEDAFATLKTAELYLDRIVGVGLDSSELGHPPAKFEGVFRAAGERGLKRVAHAGEEGPPDYVWEALDRLHVDRIDHGNRSLEDSALVKRLAAEGMTLTVCPLSNLKLCVVGDMAQHPLKRMLQLGLRATVNSDDPAYFGGYLAANWQAAATAVGLTREDLLTLARNSFTGSFLEPDAIARHLAAIDAYAAAAPATPDA; translated from the coding sequence ATGGACACCGTTTCCGACTTCATCCGCGGCCTGCCCAAGGCCGAACTCCACCTGCACATCGAGGGCAGCCTCGAGCCCGAGCAGATGTTCGAGTTCGCCCGGCGCAACCGCATCGCCCTGCCCTTCCCCTCGGTGGAGGCGGTGCGGGCGGCCTACGCCTTCTCCAACCTGCAGGACTTCCTCGACATCTACTACCAGGGCGCGGACGTGCTCAGGACCGAGGCGGACTTCCACGACCTGGCCATGGCCTACTTCCGGCGGGTGGCGGCGGACGGCGCCCGGCACGTGGAGCTGTTCTTCGACCCCCAGACCCACACCGCACGCGGCATCCCGTTCGCCGTGGCGGCCGACGGCCTGCTTTCCGGCATGGCGGAGGCCGAGCGCAGCCTGGGGGTCAGCTCGCGGCTGATTCTCTGCTTCCTGCGCCACCTCAGCGAGGAAGACGCCTTCGCCACCCTGAAGACGGCCGAGCTCTACCTGGACCGCATCGTCGGCGTCGGCCTCGATTCGTCGGAGCTTGGCCACCCGCCCGCCAAGTTCGAGGGCGTGTTCCGGGCGGCCGGCGAGCGCGGCCTGAAGCGGGTCGCCCACGCCGGCGAGGAAGGGCCGCCGGACTACGTCTGGGAGGCGCTGGACCGGCTGCACGTCGACCGCATCGACCACGGCAACCGTTCGCTGGAGGACTCGGCCCTGGTCAAGCGGCTGGCCGCCGAGGGGATGACCCTGACCGTCTGCCCGCTCTCCAACCTGAAGCTCTGCGTGGTGGGCGACATGGCGCAGCATCCGTTGAAGCGGATGCTGCAGCTGGGGCTGAGGGCGACGGTGAACTCCGACGACCCGGCCTATTTCGGCGGCTATCTGGCGGCCAACTGGCAGGCCGCGGCCACAGCCGTCGGCCTGACGCGGGAGGACCTGCTGACCCTGGCGCGCAACAGCTTCACCGGATCGTTCCTGGAGCCCGACGCCATCGCCCGGCATCTGGCGGCGATCGACGCCTATGCGGCGGCGGCTCCGGCCACGCCTGACGCCTAG
- a CDS encoding adenylate kinase, with the protein MKNLILFGPPAAGKGTQAKRLVDQRQMVQLSTGDMLRAAIASGSPLGQKVSGIMERGELVSDDIVIELIEQRLPEAEAAGGAIFDGFPRTLAQAEALDLMLKGRGRQIDQVIRLKVDDEALMQRIAGRFAESGRPDDNPESFKVRLSAYNGQTAPLLPYYENQGKLVEVDGMGSIDEVAKAIDAALDKPR; encoded by the coding sequence GTGAAGAACTTGATCCTTTTCGGCCCGCCGGCGGCGGGCAAGGGGACGCAGGCCAAGCGTCTCGTGGACCAGCGCCAGATGGTGCAGCTCTCGACTGGCGACATGCTGCGCGCCGCGATCGCCTCAGGGTCTCCGCTCGGCCAAAAGGTCTCGGGCATCATGGAGCGCGGCGAACTGGTTTCCGACGACATCGTCATCGAGCTGATCGAGCAGCGGCTGCCGGAGGCCGAGGCGGCCGGCGGGGCGATCTTCGACGGCTTCCCGCGCACGCTCGCCCAGGCCGAGGCGCTCGACCTGATGCTGAAGGGCCGCGGCCGCCAGATCGACCAGGTCATCCGCCTGAAGGTCGACGACGAGGCGCTGATGCAGCGCATCGCCGGCCGGTTCGCCGAGAGCGGCCGGCCCGACGACAATCCCGAGAGCTTCAAGGTCCGGCTGAGCGCCTACAACGGCCAGACCGCGCCGCTGCTGCCCTACTACGAGAACCAGGGCAAGCTGGTGGAGGTCGACGGCATGGGCTCCATCGACGAAGTCGCCAAGGCCATCGACGCGGCGCTGGACAAGCCGCGCTAG